The DNA sequence TGTACATTAAGTTTTTAAGTTGCAGTTCTTCACTTTTTGGGAATTGTCAGAGTTTGTATCATCATGTATGAGCCTTTTTCTGGTGTTGttgcaaaataaaataaagtctCCGTTTCACATACGGGTCTTTTTTAGACTTCATAGGCATTTCATAAGAATGTAATAGGCAAAAATGGTGTTCATAAGAAAATTTGAGCAAAATTGATCAGAtgcaaaacagaaacaaaaatcagaaattcatttcaacaacaTCAAATTTCATTTATTTCATGTAACCCATCAGAAATTAGCCTTTACATCCTTCCTTCTTACTTTTTTTACAGCCTAAACAGACAGACGATTCACAAAATCAACATTAGGCTCATCACAGAAACCAAATTGAGCATAAACAATCAACAATAGCAACAATGCATGTGATGATGAACTGATGAAGTTCAAGTGTCCATTTTCCATTTAGCAATTTAGCGTGCAATAAGCTCGAAAATGGACAAAATTGTGAGCCTTCATTTGCAGGACCATTGAGGAGGCAATACAGAGAGCCAACTGCACCAAGTTTATGGATCAATGGCTACTTCGCCATCGACAACGATTGCCCTTTTGAAGGTTACAAGATAAGTGGCTTTGGAAAAGACGGGAGTATGCAGGGCATCCACAAGTACATGCATACCAAATCTGTGGCCACTCCCATCTATAACTCTCCATTGCTCTAAATCACCATAACCCAATCACTGTGCTGCTGTGCACATTATAATAATTTACAGTTCTTCACTTTGTGGGAATTATAAAAGATTGTAATATCATCTATGTGGCTTTTTTCCTGGCGTTGATGCTAAAATAGAATAAAGTCTCTGTTTTCAGTTATGGGTCTTTTTTAGACTTTCATCAAACATGTAATAGGCAAAAATGGTGTTCATAAGAAAATTTGGGCAAAATTGATCAGAAACAAAACAGTAACAAAAACCAGAAATtcaattcaacaacaacatcAAAGTTCATTGATTTCATGTAACCCATCAGAAATTAGCCTATACATCCTTCCTTCTTACTTTTTTTACAGCCTAAACGTCATTCTCAGATTATGTTCATCAcagaaaccctaaccccaaaCACAGATCTTATTTGCCGACTTTGCCCCTGAGCTTGACCTCCAGAGCCCTCTCCATCTTCGCCAGGACCGCCTGGTTCGGCACGGCCTTCCCGTTCTCGTACTCCTGAACCACCTTAGGAAGCTCGTTGATCCGCTTGGCTAGGTCGGCCTGGCTCATCTTCTTCTCCAGCCGCGCCTTCTGAATCGCATGCCTCACATCCGCCGAGACCCGGTCCAGCGCCGCCGGCTCGGCCGCCTCGTCCAGCTTCTTCACGCTCACGGCCGGAGCCGCCTTCTTGTTATGGCCGGCGTCGGACTTCTTGATCGTCTGGACCGGCGCGCCGGTCCGGAGGGCCTGGTTCACCACCTTGGGCTTGCGGAGGTCTTGCGGCTTTGGCTTGGCCTTGTGGATCACCACCGGCTCCCAGTCCTGAGTCAGAGCTCCGGCGAATCGGTTCGGCATGATAGGAAAACTTTGATCGGAAAACTTGAAAAAGACTAAAAGAGAGGAAGGCTTTGGATTCTGTGGATTTAGGAGAGGTGGTTGTTGCCGAGAGAAATTAATGGTGGCAATGAAGGGTACAACAAAcgctttatatagggaagagggTGAGAGAGCATCTCGAAAGTTCTCAAACGTTCTTTTCTAGATGTAGCTGACAGCGTGGCTGTgtaaaaatatctatgggctccGTATGCAACGTGGCGGGGCATCAGGTTCTGGAAGCTTATGCGACGTCGTTTGGTGTAGTGGAAAGGTAAAGGTGATTGCTTGGGCCAAATCAAATCACAGCGGCAGAATAACAGCGTGGCAGCCACGAGGGTTACCCAGAGGGCAAGAAGGTAGATTCGGTGGTGGGGGTTCGAGCTCTAAATATTCACAAGTCCCTCGTTTGTGGGATTCCACGTGATGTTCACGGTCCTGAGAATCTAGGTTCTAGTTCATTACGAGACCCAAAAGTTAAATACATGCAAGCTTTTAAGGTGGAAAACGTTGGGTCTGCGACTCTTACGTGATAGGGATATTTTCCATTTGCCCGAGTACTAGCGAAAGttgtccaattacacaactctttGCTGTGAAAAGACATTGatgtccttttcttttttaggaGTTCCTTGCTTGTCCCATGCTGAATGTTATTTTGACTTTTTCTTGCCTCTTGCCTCTTGGATCACTGCTTCGTTTCTTCTTGCCAGTTGCTGAGAATACTATGTTGAGCtgttcatcttgatcttcttggtTGAGAAATGAACTTCTTGAAAAGTGTGAAATAGATCTCCATGCTTGAGTCTTATCTTCTATGTTGATGTAGTGAGATGATCGTCAAGCCTCCATCATGTTTTCAATGTTATGGAGTTCTTCATCATCGAGATTATTCCAGTAATCAGCATCACTTTCTCTCACTTGTCGTCTCTCATGCTCTtctttatacaataaatcatatACTTCTTTAGTGGTTGTGCTCATATCAACAGTGTATAGCTCTCCTGGTCGTGGTACACCATGCAGGTGTTATCTGGTGTAGAGATTTAAAGCATTGGCTTGGTAGATTAATTGCAGATGAGTATCATCAAAGAAATCATCTACTACAAGCTGGGCTGCACGAAATTTATGAATATCTTCCAGTGTTGGTGCCACACCAATTGTTGATAATGGAGGTGGTTCTATATAATTACGAAGTGATATGATGATTAGGTGTCTGGCTTTATCATGATATAGACTGGTTCTACGAGGATATGAAGGAATGCTGATTATTTCTAATCGGATAGTACTATAACCTAATCCTATACTTCCCCATTGCTTAAGATAATGAGTTATAGCATACTTAAGGTGATAGGAGAATGACTCTATATGATGTTCATTTTGGACATAAAGACTTTTTAACACTCCATGTTCCATTAGAAAACCTGGAGTAACTCTAACTCTACGATTATCATGCTCAATGTACATTTCACCAAAGTCTCTCATATTAATAGTAGCTAATAGAATATGAAATCGTGCTTTTTCTTCAGGGTGAGAAAATGTATCATGACAAATGACTCCTATACCAGGTTGAGGATGAGATATAAGATTAAAGAGAAAATTCTGGATAGCTACTTGAAGGGAAAGATGCTTATCATGCTGTAACTTGAAGATTTTATCTTTACAATCATGAGGTAAATACGAAAACCTTTCTTTTGCTAGGGCTTGTAAAAAGTAgggattttttgtttctttttctaacAGAGATGCAGGCCAACTACTTTCATGCTGAATAAACTCAACTATTTTTTGATAATTTATATTTAGTGTACGAAAATGAGTAACTACTGTATCATGCTCGTTTTGCAAATTATGATACAATGTATTCAGATTATCATGCTGTGCTTTAAGGTAATTATATTGTGGCTGGAGTCTAGCATGCTGTGCTCTTAACTTAGGATATTCTTCTTGATATCTAGCGAGATCACAGTTATTGGCCGAAAACTCTTGCTCAAGTGCTCTAATTAACTTTTCTTGACCCCTTCTCATCTCTATGGTATTTATTCTAATATTCCAAAAATTATCTAATAAAACTTGTTGTCTAGGCGATAATGATGCTGTACTTTTATATCTAAAGAgtggatttctaatttcttgcacagtgtagccattaaagttaTAACTAATATTTGCTGATCTTGCTGTCATGCTTAGTGGATTACCACTTTGAGGTGGTACACCACTTTATGCTCTTTGAGTACTAGAAGATGAAGGCCTGAAAAAGTCCATACCTGTCAAAGAAGAAGCCGAGATAAGATATCTACAAGTGTATTATCAGCTCCTTTTATATGCTCAAATTGTGGCCTAAATCCATTTCCTGTAATACAATCTATAAAATTGACCCATCTTCTGGCTGCTTGTTTATTAGTAGTGATTTTATTAtaatgagaaacaatattttgacaaTAAGTTctaattgtaaatatttcattatgtaagaataaagaaaatgcttctaaagaattaattatgccTAATATTTCTAAATCTGTGGCTGGTAATCGAGATTGTATATCACTAAATTTACCTGATGCATATCTACAAATTTGCTCATCAGACTTTGGTAATTCTTTAAACTTTTTCTGATATAAAATTCATGCCCAACCTAATGCTGATGCATATGTTTCTACTATTTTGTAACTACTGTCTAATGGTAGTGCTAAAGGTTTAAGTTGTgtaatttcttgtttaatttgctGAACTAACTTAATATCTTCTGTATTAAAGTATTTCTGACCTGTTTTGCTAGTCTTACTATGTAAAACTGCTATTTTTCTTCCTAAATCTGGGATGAAACTTCTAgcataatttaataatcctaaaaatgCTTGTAACTGCTTTTTATCCTCTAATCGATCTGGAAATTCTATAACCTTCTTAGTTATATGTTCCTGCAATTGAATAGTTCCTGACTTAATATATATTCCTAAAAACTCTATATCTTGTTTTTCTaagtctattttatttttactaatAATGATACCATTATCTATAAACTCTTGCAAGATTATTTCTAAGTGTTTTCTATGTTCATTTCTATTTTTGCTTTGTATAAgtatatcatctacatatacaCTACAAAAACTATCATACTTCTTCAAAAGTTgatccatttttctttgaaaaatagaaggTGCATTTTTCAATCCAAATGGCATGACTAACCATTCAAAGTGTCCTTCTGGACAAGTGAAGGCTGTCCATTCTATTGATTCTTCAGCTAATCTAATTTGCCAA is a window from the Rosa chinensis cultivar Old Blush chromosome 2, RchiOBHm-V2, whole genome shotgun sequence genome containing:
- the LOC112190150 gene encoding multiprotein-bridging factor 1c, which gives rise to MPNRFAGALTQDWEPVVIHKAKPKPQDLRKPKVVNQALRTGAPVQTIKKSDAGHNKKAAPAVSVKKLDEAAEPAALDRVSADVRHAIQKARLEKKMSQADLAKRINELPKVVQEYENGKAVPNQAVLAKMERALEVKLRGKVGK